The Meles meles chromosome 6, mMelMel3.1 paternal haplotype, whole genome shotgun sequence DNA segment GAACTGTCCCGAGTGTTTTTAATCATGTTTGGATGTTAAGTGTTAGCTCCTAGAGTAGATGCCTGGGGTCAGGCCTGAACTGAGCTGTCAGCCAGGCCCATTGCCCTGGCCTTCGTGTTGAGGATTGGACTGGCCAGTCAGCAGGCCAGGTGTTCTGGCCATTCTTCTAGAGGTCCTTAAGGCTAGAGCTCTAGCCTTTTTGGGTAGGGTGGAATGAGTAAGGCATGTCCTCAGCACCCTCCTGGGGTGGGGAATtatgtcttctccctctctgtctgagTCTTTGAGGTGGGACGGGCTGTGGTGTGAGAGGTTCCGCGTGGCTCCACACAGGGCAGGCCCTTCCTTCCCAGACTGTTCCATCATGCTGGAGGCCAGCAGCTTCAAGGAGGGATGTTGAAGTAGGACTCCTTCGTCCTCTCACTGGTTTTGGCTCCCTCAATAAATTCTCTGCGGGAACCaggctgtctgtctctctccctttttcctgtCTGAGGGCTTTTATCCCCTCACTTCAAGAAAATAGTTTTGACGGAGCCTTCAGATATGCTtctctgtggggaaaaaatacCCCTTTGATGCCCCCAAGATGAAGAGAAATACCAAAATTATTTGTTAACTGAGCTCTGCACCAGACAGCTCCCTCACTGAACTCAGAAACTTGGAGCAAGTAGAAATCAAGATAGCAGGAAGCAAGCATGGTTTAGATTAGAGTCTGGAACAACTGCAGCAGCTTTGTTCTGGGGCTGGCCTGGGAGCTGCTCCGGTCTATGATAAGACGTagcccagagccagagagaaCCTGGCGGGCACTGATGCCAAGCCCCATCTGGGGGCTTCACACCCAGGACCTCCTCCACCCTCACAGCCATGCTTtgtacaggtgaggaaatggCAGCGTGCACAGGTCAGGCAACAAGCCCCAGAGCACACCCATGGTGTGGTCAGTAGGATAGTTGGTTGGGCTTCACCTCCAGCTCTGATCGATCTGTCGCCATGACATTGCATTATCCCTAAGGCAATTTTCAAACCAGGATGCACACCTCCAGGGGTCCTCACAGGCACAGCCAGGGGTTAAAGGCATACCTCTTTCACATCAAAACAGGGAGTTTTAAAAGAATAGCTTGCCTAGCTACCCAGCCTACATGTGTTCTCTTTCCTCTGACTGCTCTGCCTCATGTGAAACTATCATGCCAGTGTTCCCTCCCCCTGGCCTGCCTTGTTCCCCTTCTGCCACTTCACCCCAGCGATGCCCCCAGTCTCACCCAGAACCTCTATTACCTCCAGGGCACAAAATTAGAAGCAAATTAAAATTCTTCGTAGCCTCAAAGcctcctttatatttttttaaagatttttatttatttgtcagagggagagatagaacacaagcagagggagtgggagaaggggaagcaggctccctgctcagcagggagcctgaggtgggactcgatcccaggacccttgggatcatgacctgagctgaacgcagacacttaactgactgagtcacccaggcatccctcaaagccTCCTTTAATCAAGGCCCCAAGGACCATCCATTCTTCTCATTAAGAGATGCATTTACAATTCGGtttgtatttaatattaattatcaCAATGTGTGAAATCTTTGCTATACTGTGGCAAAGCTATATTAAGCAAAGCTGTACTAACAATGTCTACTATAATTTTGTACTACTAACAGTTATTATGAGAACTCTATCcagaagaaaagtattttaacTTCTAGGGCCTTATGatcacaggaaatatttaaaaattaagtttcaggggcacctgggtggctaagtgggttaatgcctctgccttcagctcaggtcatgatctcagggtcctgggatcaagccccgagttgggctctctgctcagcagagagcctgcttcctcctctctgcctgcctctctgcctgcctctctgcctatttgtgatttctgtctgtcaaataaataaacaaataaatattttttaaaaaattaagtttcagggatgcctgggtgactcagtgggttaagcctttgccttcagctcaggtcatgatctcagggtcctgggatcaagccccgagttgggctctctgctcagcagggagcctgcttcctcctctctctctatgcctgcctctctgcctacttgtgatctgtctgtcaaataaaatctttttttaaaaaaaattaagtttcaggggcacctgggtggctcagtcaattaagtggccaactcttggttttggcccaggtcatgatctcccagggagtctgcttgggattctctccctctccctctgcccccctgcttgtgtgctcactctctctctaaatgggtaaccttttttttaagtgggtaaattgttaaaaaaaaataagtttaaaattacGTACCTTTTTCGGTAAAGAATTGTGATCAGTAAAACATACAGGCATAAAAACATACTAGAATAACTTTTATGAGGGAAGTCTGATGGAAATATAATTTCCGACTATTAAGAtcttgtcacttttttttaatggaaaatggtAAGATATATAATCTCTGTAGTGTTTAGATCCATTGGgtatatttaaaagaatgagagagacaaTACACTGGAAATTATGTCCTAGGTAACTATttaaaattacaatgaaaaattttttgttggacacctgaatggctcagtcagttgagtgtctgcctttcgctcaggtcatgatcctgggtttctgggatcctggggtcctgagatccagcctgctcagctgggagtctgcttctccttctccctctgccccttctccctactcatgctctctctttctctcaaataaaggaataaaatctttaaaaaaatattttgtcaaaaatGTGTGAGGCATTCTGTAGGTCTTCTGTTAGGGTCCATGAACAGGAACTATGTTGAGGTATGGGCTTTAGGATCTGGAAGGAATCTGATTGATGAATCTATCTTGATCAGTTTATGGATGTGAGCACTGAGGACCAAAGAGGATTAGTTGATCTTCCAGAAGTCACACAGTTTAGAACCCAGGTGCACTTTCTTGCTCACTCCTTTTACTACTTCACGGGCCTACACTGTGCTCTGAAATCTGaccaccagtcctaaggaatgacaAAGGATGACTAAAAAGGATCTTAGAACAGCTATTAAATAACAGGGACATTCCTTGGATAGATTGCTCTCTGCCTTGTGGCTCCAGCCCTGGGGGGTCAGGCTGGGAGGCCAGTGTGGAACTTAGGATCCAGCGACCAGTTGGAGGAAATAACCTAAGGCTCTGGTAGGCTCCAAGCTGGGGGTTTTCCTTGTAgggtctcccccaccccatccctatCACATGGCAGTAAGCCTAATCTTTGGGGTCCTGAAAGTCCAGACTGGGCCCCCGCCATCTCTCATACAGTACACCTTCCCAGGGACACTTAAAGTTCATCTGTTGGCCGTCATGATAACTATACCAGAGAATGGTCCCATCTTAGATCCGATGTCTTGTGCATTGCATAAGCACCATGGTTTACATAGGGCCAGACTATGAGACTCAAAGCCCCTCACAACAGACGGGCTGGATCAAGCCCTAGGGTCATGATACACCTAAGTGGGTTTCCCTGCTGGTGTACCCCGCCACCCTGCCTGGCTTGGATGTGGGGCTGTGCACAGCCATCTTATGCTCAGAATTTAGGAGAGGGGCTGGATCACACTGATGATGAGGcaggcacagatttttttttttaatgatttccatCATGGCACCTGGTTTCCTCGTGGAGCAAATATGGTCaggttggggaggggtgggggtgactGGCTGACCAGACAGATGGGCAGACCCAGGCCAGCTATGGACAAAACACTGAGCAGCAGGCCTGGCCCTCCGACATGAACCAGAACATGGCTGGACCTGGGGACACGGGGCTAACAAGAAAGGACACAGGCCACTGTCAGGACACACAGCCAAAGCTAGGACCCTGCTGACGTGGCAGCCCTCGGCCCTGGCCCCTTACTaccccccgcccctctcccccGCCTGCCAGCTGCCAACAGGGCTCTGCCCTGTGTCTGCCACACCTGTCACTGCCTGTCCTTGTCCGGGGGGGAACCCATCAGCCCCTCCTCAGCTGCCCAGCAGAGCAAGCGGttagtggggaggggagggaacatGGAGCGGGGGCCGgcggtgggggcagggctgggggccggggCCCGAATCCGGGCACTGCTGGGCTGCCTGGTCAAGGTGCTGCTCTGGGTGGCGTCTGCCTTGCTATACTTTGGAAGTGAACAGGCCGCCCGCCTGCTGGGCAGCCCCTGCTTACGGCGCCTCTACCATGCCTGGTTGGCAGCAGTGGTCATCTTTGGGCCCCTTCTGCAGTTCCACGTCAACCCTCGGACTATCTTCGCCAGCCACGGCAACTTCTTCAACATGTGAGTCCACTGGAGGCTATGGGCGCCGGCTCCCTGCACTCCGGGATCCCAGCTCCCCCACTCCAGGCTTCTGTCCTCCTGCCAGTCTGGACACTAAAAATAGGCTAGGAGGTTGAGGagaaattggggggagggggaggggaacagagtTGGGGGGTCCAGGGGAAATCAGGAGCAGGGCTGAAGAGGAAATGTGGCTCCTAGAAGGTTGAATGGGCCTCTAAGGAGCTGGCCAAGTTTAAGTGGCTGGGGAGGAAACAGAACCAGTGCTGATATGTAGGATGGGAGCCAGAGCAGTGATGGGGACACAGATAGGGTGGACAGGGGGTCTCTGTAGCtagcttcccttcttctcttcttcacaGAAAGTTTGTGAATTCAGCGTGGGGCTGGACATGCACCTTCCTGGGGGGCTTCGTGCTGCTGGTGGTGTTCCTGGCTACACGGCGTGTGGCAGTGACAGCACGGCACCTGAGCCGGCTGGTGGTGGGAGCCGCAGTGTggcggggggccggccgggcCTTCCTGCTCATTGAGGACCTGACTGGCTCCTGCTTTGAGCCTCTGCCCCAGGGTCTGCTGCTGCACGAGCTTCCCGACCGCCGCAGCTGCCTGGCAGCTGGCCACCAGTGGCGGGGCTACACGGTCTCCTCCCACACCTTCCTGCTCACCTTCTGCTGCCTGCTCATGGCCGAGGAAGCGGCAGTATTCGCCAAGTATCTGGCCCACGGGCTGCCAGCCGGGGCCCCCCTTCGCCTCGTCTTCCTGCTCAATGTGCTGCTGCTGGGCCTCTGGAACTTCTTGCTGCTCTGTACCGTCATCTATTTCCACCAGTACACCCACAAGGTGGTGGGGGCCGCAGTGGGCACCTTTGCCTGGTACCTCACCTATGGCAGCTGGTATCATCAGCCCTGGTctccagggagccctggccacGGGCTCTTCCCTCGGACCCGCTCTAGCCGCAAGCAcaactgaaagaaataaaggcaaaTCAGGCCTCGCTGGGGCTCTGCTCATCCTTTGACTGGGGGGACTCAGAAAGCGTGGGAAGGGTGAGAAGGGAGTCAGGCAGTTTCTCTCGTGCTCCTCAGCCTTTCCTTGCTCTTAGCGACCTTGAATATCCTTCCTTATGCTCGCTCTCCATCCCTCCTGTGCTCAGCTCTCCCAGTCCTCGCAGACTTCAAGCTCTCTGGTGGGACTTGGATGTCAAGGAATGGCAATGCTAGAGCAGGTAAGACTGCCCACAGGTAGGGGCAGCACTCCCGCTGAGCACGTGCTTCTCTCTGCCCTGTTGACTGTTTTTTCTGCCTCCTTCACTGAATCCCCTCTTCCACCTTCCCTCAGGGCCCgcctgtcttttcactttttactttACATTTACTTAACAACTGTTTATTGAGCCAGCATATTTCCATGACTtctgaataataaaaacaagGTTTCGGCTCTTTGAGGGCTGATGGGTAATGGGGGAGGCAGGTGATAAACTCACAAATAACGACAAATTTCTCTTGTGCTCACTACGGGTCAGGCAGAGGTCTAAGTGTCTCTAAGCTCTTCCTATAAATCTAAGCTCTcctaacaccaccaccaccagcaggtGGGTTTGGTAGTGTTTCTATTGTACAGTTGTGAAAACAGGCACAGAGGTTAAGTGACTATGAGCCCAGGCGACAGGGGTCCATTGTCTGTGCTCTAAACAAAGAACCTGCAACTACAGCCCTCCTGTGGCCAGATTTTGTATGGCCTGAGAGTTAAGAGacgattttacatttttaatgactacagaaacaaaacaaaacaaaaaaacccagaagaataATATATCATGGTCTGTGAAAATACAGAATTCAAAGT contains these protein-coding regions:
- the FITM1 gene encoding fat storage-inducing transmembrane protein 1, whose product is MERGPAVGAGLGAGARIRALLGCLVKVLLWVASALLYFGSEQAARLLGSPCLRRLYHAWLAAVVIFGPLLQFHVNPRTIFASHGNFFNIKFVNSAWGWTCTFLGGFVLLVVFLATRRVAVTARHLSRLVVGAAVWRGAGRAFLLIEDLTGSCFEPLPQGLLLHELPDRRSCLAAGHQWRGYTVSSHTFLLTFCCLLMAEEAAVFAKYLAHGLPAGAPLRLVFLLNVLLLGLWNFLLLCTVIYFHQYTHKVVGAAVGTFAWYLTYGSWYHQPWSPGSPGHGLFPRTRSSRKHN